From the Rhizomicrobium palustre genome, the window CCGCAATATACAAGGCCGCAGGAATTCGAGGGCCGCACCATTCCCGAAGTCCTAAATAACGGGAATCACAAGGAAATCGCCAAGTGGCGGCAGGCCCAATCGGAAAGCTTAACAAGAGCGCGGCGTCCCGACCTCTGGACCCTCTATGAAAAAGATAAGTCATAGGGTATAGGCGCGCCCTCAAACTGCGGCTAACGCCCGCCGCAGTCCCAAAAGAACAACTGTGCGGAGTTAAAAATGAACTTGTTGCAGACGCTCGAAGCCGAGCAGATGAAGGCGCTGCGCGCCACCCCCCTTCCCGATTTTCGCCCCGGCGACACGCTGAAGGTGTCCGTCAAGGTGGTCGACGTGACCTTTGACGAGAAGACCAAGCAGAACAAGACCCGCGAACGCCTGCAGAACTTCGAAGGCGTCTGCATCGCCCGTCAGGGTCAGGGCATCAACGAGGCCTTCACGGTCCGCAAGATTTCCTATGGCGAAGGCGTCGAGCGCGTTTTCCCGATCTATTCGCCGCTGGTCGACAGCGTGACGGTGGTCCGTAAGGGCCGCGTGCGCCGCGCGAAGCTGTATTACCTGCGTGGCCGTCGCGGTAAGTCCGCGCGTATTGCCGAGCGCCAGGACAACAGCCCGGTCGCCGAGTAATCGGTCTCGCATATCGCGACATGATCAAGGCGCCAGGGTTTTCCTGGCGCCTTTTTCTTTTGCCGAAAATGGAGGGGCCGCCTTCGGGGGGCGAGGCGGCCCCTTTTTACCGCGAGATGCCGGAGGGGTGGAAACCGGCCTCTCGCTGGTTTTGCCGTGGTCCGCTGTTTTTCTTCGGTACCGCAGCGTCTTCCCTACCTTCCCCAACCAAATCTTGTCTCATCATCAACCTTAACCGGCCATCGAATGAAGCCGCCGTTCCAAGCGCCAGACCGCGGCGACTACCGCTGCAGAGGCCCGTTCAAGCGGACTATCGGGTGCGAATTCGATCTCGAAATCGACTTCCTCGCCGGTGATTTTACGGTTGGCGATATCCATCAGCACGGCGTGATAGCTGTGATGGGCGGCTTTCAGGATGGCGACTTCCAGCCAGTCACGGTGACGGATTTCAAGCTCACGGATGAATTGGGTGATATCGCAATGTGGATGCGGCTTGAAATCGAAATAGCTCATGCAATGGACGGGCTGCCTTAGGCATTGCATTGCGAGAGCTTTACAGCTCGCATGTGCCCTCAGCGCGTCCGATGCATTCAACATGCTCATCTCCTGCGCAAAGACGATGCTTGTGTCTGCTGAATCTACAATTAACAGGTGTATAGGCTAGGTATTTGCACGCACACGAATTGTTCCGTGTCGGGACAAATTTACGGCTGGATGACCTCCATATAGGTAAAGCTCCGAGTGCCGCACAGCCCGTTCATCATGTGGGGACGCGCCTCGAAATGTGCGTGGCGAATGTCCAAAAAGCCGCCGGAACGATATTTTACGAGGCGATTGCCTTCTGGGGTTAGCGCTCTGGCCAGTTCCAGGCGGGCGGACGATGGTCGTGCAAATTCGTTTCGCCGAGTTCTTTATGAAGGCCAATGGTTTGGGTTTCGCACCACACTTCCGAAGCAATGGCGCCGACGAGCGCCGGCGCGTGGGAGACCACAATGATTTGGGTGCGTTCGGAAGCCTTGCCGATCAGCCGTGCCAGTGCGGGCAAGAGATCGGGATGAAGACTTGCTTCGGGCTCGTTCAATACCATCAATGCGGGCGGGCGCGGCGACAACAGCGCAGCGGCCAGTTGCAGGAATTGCAGCGTGCCGTCGGAGAGTTCTGCCGCCGAAAGGGGGCGAAGCAATCCGTGCTGGCGAAGCTGCACTTCGAAGTAGGCGCCACTGGTGGAGATTTCCAGCCGCGCTCCGGCGAAAGCATCCCCAATGGCTTCGTTGAGGCGCTCGGCCTCGCCGATTTCGAAAATGGTTTGAATCGCGGCGGCAAGATCGCTGCCGTCGCTGGCGAGGACCGGTGTAAAGGTACCCACCTGCGGGCGCCGCACGGGGGCCTCGCGATCTGTCCGCCATTGGTCGTAGAAACGCCAGTCACGCATTCTTTCGCGCAAATCTAAAAGCTCCGGCGCAGCTTCGGTATCGGCGCAATGGGTCATCATGCTGTCCCAGGGATCGAGATCGCGGGACATCTCTCGCCAGGCTCCGGTCTTATCGCGAATGCGCACCAGCGGGCCGCGGCGCTCGGCAAAAATGCTGGCGCGCGTGAGGACCGGCCCGGTCCAGAGTGCTTCTGATTTGATAGCGGGGTCATGCGCGAACAAGGACCGGCTCGGCTGGGGCAGGCCGAGATCTATCGCGTAGCCGTAATCATCGCCGCCAAAGCCGAGTTTCAGGCTTACGGGCTTTTTGCGCAGGGTGCCTTGCACCTCGTGTTCGCCGCTTTTCATGCTGCGCGAAAGGCTTTCGGGGCCTGCCCAAAGTGCAGATTGCAGCCCGCCATCTGCGGCCAAGGATTGCACGACGCGCCCCTGCGCCACTTGTGAAAGAAGGCCAAGGGCGCGGTACAGATTTGATTTTCCGCTGCCGTTCGGTCCGGTCACAATATTCAGCGGTGACAATTCAACTGCAAGATCGCGGAGCGATCTGTATCCGCTAATGGCCAAACGTCTCAGCATCGTTCTCTCCCGGAAATGCGAGTATGAATGATGGACGTCGGAATGCGAAGATGGCGGCATTTCTGTCCCATTGCTGGGCGTAAGAGGCGGTTGAAGGGTTGCTTGCCCGTGCGAAAACGCCTCAGACCCGGTCAGAAACGCCCCAAACGCCCCATTTTACGGGCTTTTCGGGCTGTACCCTCTCTTGTGTTTACAAAAAAAGCCGTAAAATAGGGCACGTTTTTGATTCGCAGAGGATAACACCCATGGCTAAAGCCGCCGCCACCGCCGCCAAGGCGAAGGTCGAAACGATCTCCACGCGTCAGCTCGCTGCTGCGCTCGCGCCCAAGCATGAACTGTCCAACAAGGCATCGCTGGCCTACATCGACGATGCCATTGCCACGATCACCAAGCACCTCAAGAAGGGCGCCCGCGTCCGCCTGAACGGCCTTGGCATTCTGCAGGTCCGTAAGCGCGCTGCCCGCATGGGCCGCAACCCGGCCACCGGCGAAGCCATCAAGATCAAGGCGTCGAAGAAGGTTGCCTTCCGCGCCGCGAAGGAGCTGAAGGAAGCCATCTAACGCTTCTTTTCATCTGTAATGGGAAGGCCGGCTGAGCGGACACGCTTGGTCGGCCTTTTCATATCTGGCACCAATTGCCACAGCGTGATTGGTTTTCTCTCGCGCACAAGGTAGCCTCTCCTAAAAGTTGTGGGGGTGGCTATGGGGGAACGGGCCTACTCTGCTCTTGCGCCGATAGAGCAGAGTCTTGTCGATGCGCTGACCGCGGGGGCGGTCTGGTCGCCGGAGTATTTTTCCTCTTGGTGTCAGGCCCACCAGGAAATTGTGTGCAATCCAAAGGTTGTCGACGGGCGCATCCAGCTGCCGGCGCGCTGCATACGCAAATTCATCAGCCAGGAAGATACACCTCTGCCGGGTGGCAATGTGGTCGTGGATGCCACCGGGGCTCGCTTTTGCGGCGTCAATGTTGAGGGAGACCTTAACCTCACAGCCCTCAAATTCCTCAAACCCATCCAATTCGATCAATGTGTATTTTCCGGTGAGGTACTACTGACTGATGCTAATCTCGGCCATGTCAGCTTCACCAACTGCAACCTGCAACGGCCCATCACCGCCGTCAGCGTCAAGATAAATAGCGAATTTGTCCTGACCAAATCCGTATGTCCTAGTCTTAGGTTTGAGTCAGCGAAGATTGCGGGCTCCGTGCAGCTCGATGGCAGCGTATTCGATGGCGCATTTAGCGGTGATGCCTGGCGCACGCTGGATTTTTCCGATGCTACCATCGGAAGCTACATTTCGCTCCGCAAGGTAGAGGTTACGGGCGAGGTACGAATAGTCGGCGCCAAGATTGAAGTCAGCATTTTTTGCCAAGGGGCGCGATTAAGGGCGCACCCATGCCATCACCGGCCAGGGAGAGCGCCAGAGGATGCCCGCGCCTTATACGGCGGCTTTGCCGCTATTGGCGGCGGGGTTTACCTGAGCCGCGGCTTTCATGCCGAAGGGCAGGTCAGCTTTGTTGGCGCCAAGATCGGCTCAGGCGTTCATGCCGAATATTCCTATTTCGAGGGCACGGTCAATTTCGCCGTCGCTTCCATCGGTGGCAGCCTGTTTTTTGAATGCGCGACGCTGAATGGCGTCCCGATGGTGGAAAGTCCGCAGGCCGGTCCCCGGGCGCTTTACTGCTGGAACACCACCGTAGGCGCCAATGTCTTCCTCGCTGGATTGAAGGTGACTGGGGAGGTGGATTTCAATCTTGCCAAAATCGGCGCCAGCTTTCGTGCCGAGCAATCGAGTTTTAGCAATGCCAAATACAAAGCTCTCAACTGCACGAATGTGACGGTGGGGGTAAGCGTTATCCTGGATCGCATCAATGCTATTGGGCCGGTGGATTTCTGTCTCGCGGAGATCGGCGGGCGATTTGTCGGCAGTGGCAGCCGGTTTGATCATGCAGGCTCGCAAGCTACCACACGCCGCCGCGCGCTCAATTGCGACAGCATCCGCGTTGGTGGCAGCGTCGTTCTGGACGGTGGGCCCCGATCAAAGGCCGTCGAGATGGCCGCCAAGAAACTCGAGAGCTGCCGGATCAGGGGTGATGAGTTGGGGGACGCAGTAGGAGTGCCTGCAGGCACTCCGATATTTGTTCAGGGGGTCGCCTATTTTTACGGTGCAACGATCGGAGGGGATTTTGATTGCCGCGGAGGGCGGTTCGTTAATCTCGATGGTGCGTCCTTAGTATGCAGTTCAGCGACAATCGGCGGCAATGTCTATCTGAGCCATGATTTTGTGGGCATCGGCGAAGTTTATCTACGCGGCGTTACCATCACAGGGAACCTGCACTGCCGTGGTGGCTCTTTTCATGATGGCATTACAAAGGAAGCCAGGAAACGTTCCGACAAGATTCGCGATGCCATTGATCTGGAAGGGGCGCGTATCGCCAAGGCGCTATATTTGACAGGCATTCACCGGTTCAGGGGAAGTCTCGATCTTCACGATGCTTATGCGGCGACTTATGCTGACGATAGTAGCGTCTGGAATGCCAATTGGCACGCAACCGCCGAAGCCGCAGAGAAAAAAGCCCGTGGCAAGGAGCGTCCGAACAGCGTTTCGCGCGCTGGGCACCGGCGGAGAGTTCCTCTCAGCAAGGCTGTGATACCTGACGACGATAGCTGGAAGCCGCTGGCGGAAGAACTCGAAATTGAGCTTTCCGTGTTGGAGCCGGATTATGAACGGCCCATAGCTCTGCCTAAGAACGGCAAGTTCAGCAACCGAAGAGGTTTTTCCTATATTCAGCTTGATCGATTCACCTATGGTGCCTTTGCCGATGATGATCGCTTTTCCGACCACGATGGCGAGCCGGAAGACGAGGAAGGCGCCAATACTGATTTGGATTTTGAAGCCCGCTATGCCCTGCTCCTGCGCCAAGAGAAAAAACAGCTAACTACCGATTTTCGTCCGCAGCCATTCACTCATTGCGCTAGGGTTCTAAGATCTATGGGGCGCGCAAGGGATGCGCGGAAGATTCTTAACCGGCGCGAACGGCACTGGCTTCAGCACAAAAGCATAAACTGGTTAGAATATTGGTTCCGACGTATCTTTTTCGGTTTCACCTGCGGTTATGGTTATAATAAGCGCCTCGCGCTGTGGTGGCTTGCCGGGATTTGGCTTTTCAGTTCTTGGCTCTACGCGATAGAGGGTGACATGGGGCTGATGCGCTCGTCATCAGATGTCATTCTGGTTAGCGACTATTACAATAAACACAACAATGTGCCTAACGGCGTGGAGCCCTATCAGCCAGCGATCTACGCGCTGGATGTGCTTTTGCCCATCATCGATCTTGGTCAGAAGCACGAATGGGTGCCAGCCGATGGTTACCGCGAAAGGGAGGCGGCAAAAGATAGTCCCCTCCCCAATACCAAGCAGACTGCGAGGCAAGGGGTATCCCCCACATCCCCGAAACTCCAGGGCGAGAACATTCCCGGCTTTGAACGGATACTCAATAGGATTGGGCCGCATCCGATAAGGCTAGATATCATCGTCTCCTGGTTTCCCAAGGCTTGGTATTGGACCGAAATGCTTCTAGGCTGGCTGTTCACCACCATCATCGTGGCGGGCCTTACTGGTTTGATCGGTCATCAGCGCCAGGAATAATCCAGGACTGCACCGACAGCGCTGTCCTTAAGGCGCGGGGTGTAAGCTCCGCTTGCCCTTCGGAAAGGCGCGCGTTAAGCCTTCGCCCAACTTTTGAGCCTCTCTAATGAGGCGCCCCCAGAAAGGACACTTCCATGGCACAACCGAAAATCGCGTTGATCGGCGGCGGACAGATCGGCGGCACACTGGCGCTTCTGGCCGGTCTGAAAGAGCTTGGCAATGTGGTGCTGTTCGACATCGTCGAAGGCCTGCCGCAGGGCAAGACGCTCGATCTCGCCCAGGGTGGCGCTGTGGAAGGCTATAACGCCCATCTTTCTGGTACGAATTCTTACGAAGGCATCGCCGGGGCCGATGTGGTGATCGTCACCGCGGGCGTGCCGCGCAAGCCCGGCATGAGCCGCGACGACCTTCTCTCCATCAATCTGAAGGTCATGGCAGCGGTGGGCGAGGGCATCAAGACCTATGCCCCGAACGCCTTCGTCATCTGCATTACTAACCCGCTCGACGCCATGGTCTGGGCGCTGCGCCAGTTCGCCAATCATCCGGCGGAAAAGATCGTCGGCATGGCCGGTGTGCTTGATAGCGCCCGCTTCCGCCACTTCCTCTCCGAAGAGTTCAAGGTCAGCAAGGAAGACGTCACCGCCTTCGTGCTGGGCGGCCATGGCGATACCATGGTGCCGATGCCGCGCTTCTCCACCGTCGCCGGCATTCCGCTGCCGGAACTCGTCAAGATGGGCTGGACCACCCAGGAAAAGCTCGACCAGATCATCCAGCGCACCCGTGACGGCGGCGCCGAGATCGTCGGTCTTTTGAAGACCGGCTCGGCGTTCTATGCCCCGGCCTCCTCGGCGATCCAGATGGCCGAATCCTATCTCAAGGATCAGAAGCGCGTTCTGCCGGTCGCCGCTTATGTTGATGGGCCTTACGGTATTAAGGATCTGTATGTTGGCGTCCCTGCCGTGATCGGCGAAAATGGCGTTGAACGCATCGTCGAATTGCAGCTCACCGCGGAAGAAAAAGCCGCGCTCGACAAATCGGCTGGTGCGGTGCAGGGCCTGATCGAGGCCTGCAAGAAGATGGATCCCCGGCTCGGCTAAGAGCTGGGATTTGGGAGACCTGCGTATGCGTGCGCTGGCAGCAGCTATGTTCTTCGCGATGCTGCCAGCCGCCATGGCGGCGACCATCACGGTGCATGTCGCCAATATCGATCCCAAGGGCGGCGAACTCCACGTCGCCCTTTATACCGAGCAGCAATGGCCCGATAACGACGCCAAGCCCTTGGTCGACAGCATCGTGCCGGCCGTGGCGCCGCAAACGACGGTGGTGATGAAGGATGTCCCGCCGGGCACTTACGGCATCAAGACCTTCCAAGACGTCAATAAGAACGGCGAATTCGACCAGAACGTGATCGGTCTGCCGCTTGAACGCTATGGTTTCTCCCGCGATGCCCGCCCCTTCCTCTCGGCGCCGGGCTTCAACAAAGCCAAGTTTTCCGTGCCGGATGGCCCGATCGAGCTGATCATCCACCTGCAATAAGCCGGGCTAAGCCGCTCACGAATAGCTGACACCCGCATTAGGGAATTGTCCGGCTACCCCCGACCGTCTATGACGGGGACCATGATCCCCACCCTCACGACTGACCGCCTGACGCTCAGGGCCTTCACCCAGGGCGATTTCGAGGCGTGGGCAGGCATCATGGGTGATCCCGAGACAATGACCTTCCTGGGCGGCCCTATGGCCCCTAGCGACGCCTGGCGGGCGCTGGCGGTCACCCTCGGCCATTGGGCCTTGCGCGGCTATGGCATGTGGGCCGTGGAGCGGCGCTCAGATGGCGCCCTGATGGGCCGGGTGGGGTTGTTGCAGCCGGAAGGCTGGACCGGGCTCGAGGTCGGCTGGACCCTGGGGCGGCCTTTTTGGGGGTATGGCTATGCTACCGAGGCGGGTGCCGCCGCCATGGCCTATGCCTTCTTGACCCAGCCAGACGATCACATCGTCTCGAACATCGATCCCGCCAATACGCCCAGCCAAGCTGTCGCCAAGCGCCTGGGCGAGAGCAAGGGCCCCGAGGCCGAGCTCGTGATCGGCGGCAAAGCCTACAAAGTCGATGTCTGGCGTATTTCGCGTGAGGAGTGGCAACGCCGCGTATGAGTGACCCGACCGTTTACCGCCATCGCGATTTCATCCTTTTTGCGAGCAGCCGCTTCCTCTCCACCGTCGCCATGATGGTCCAGTCTGTCGCCATTGGCTGGCAGATTTACGAGATCGAACGCACGCCTTTGGCGCTTGGCCTTGTTGGCCTCTGCCAGTTCCTGCCGATGTTCCTTTTCACCTTGCCGGCGGGCGAGATGACGGATCGTTTCGATCAGCGCCGCGTGTTGTCGCTGGCTTTGCTGCTGCAGGGGCTTTGCGCGGCGATTTTCCTCACTCTCTCCATCACCGGCATCAAGACGGCGGTGGCCTATTACGCCGTGCTGGTGCTGTTCGGGGTGGGGCGCGGCTTTGCTTCTCCGGCAGGCCAGTCCTTGACGCCTTTTCTGGTGCCGCCCGAAAGGCTGCCGCGCGCCATCGCGCTGAACTCCTCGGTCTTCACCACGGCAGTGATCGCAGGTCCCGCCATGGGCGGCTTTCTCTACGCCTTCGGTCCGGAAGTGACCTACAGCCTCTGTCTTGCCTTTTTTGTCGCTGCCTCCGCCATCACCGCGATCATTGGCGGGCGCCGCCGGGCCAAAGAGGTCAATACCGAGATGAGCCGGTTTGAGCGCGTGGTGGAAGGCATCCGCTTCGTGAAAAACCGCCCCGTCATTCTGGGCGCGATTTCGCTCGATCTCTTCGCGGTGCTTTTGGGCGGTGCGACGGCGCTGTTGCCGCTCTTCGCCCGCGATATCTTGCATACCGGTCCTTGGGGGCTCGGGCTTTTGCGCAGTGCGCCCGCGGTAGGGGCCGCGCTGGTGGCGCTGGCTTTAACGGGCCGCCCCATCGAGCGGAATATCGGGGTGAAAATGTTCGCCGCTGTCGCCGTGTTCGGCGTGGCGACCATCGTCTTTGGCCTGTCGTCGAACTTCTATCTTTCGATGGGCGCGTTGTTCGTGCTCGGCGCCTCCGACATGATTTCGGTGTTCGTGCGCCAGTCCCTCGTCAGCTTCGCAACCCCGGATGAAATGCGCGGTCGCGTCGGCGCCGTGAACATGCTGTTCATCGGGGCCTCCAACGAGCTGGGCGAATTCGAAAGCGGCATCACCGCCGCCTTGTTCGGCTCGATCCCCGCTGTGATCATCGGCGGGCTCGGCACCCTTGGCGTGGTGGCGATCTGGATGAAGCTCTTTCCGCCGCTGCGCGATGTCGACCGGCTGAAAGATATCGAATTCAAACAGGCCTAAAAGCGATAGCTGGCCGAGGCGAAGAGGCCGTTCGGCTGGGCTTGCAGGTCCGAGGTGAAGCCATAGCGCTTGGTGTAGCGGGTCGTGATCAGCTCGTTATAAAGCAGCGAAATGCCCGCGCTGGCGGCGACATCATACCAATGATGCTTTTGCGCATCGACGCGGCTCCAGCCTACAAAAGCCGTGGCGGCATAAGCGGGAATGCCGTACTCCCAGCCATAGCGTTCGCGCAGGAATTCGGCGGGGGCTGCCGCCAAGGCGGTGGTGTCCGACGGCATGGAGTTCCAATTTCCGCCGCCTTTGCTGCACGGTTCGGCAAAGGGGCGGCACTCACGGATGAGCTGTTTCAGACCGTAAGCGGTCCCAACCGTCAGCGCGGTGGTGACGAAAAGCTGTGCCGTGCCGACGCGATCATGCTTCAGAAGCGTGATGCCGCCAGCCACCAGAGGCATGGCAATGGCAATGCCGGTTCCGGCGGTTTCGGTCATCTTGGCCTGAAGAGGCAGCGCGGAACATGCGAATGCGACTGCGGCGCAGATTGCCGAACGACCAAGCATCAAGACTTCCCCGTGTGAGACAGAACATTACTATGGTTTAAAGGACGCATACGGACAAGTGACCAGATGCCAACCTCTTCGCCTAGAAGCGGTAGCCCACGGTCGCCATGGCGCCATCACCATCATCGGTGCCGAACATGCCGGTGAAGAAGCCGCGCTCTTCGGTGTGATCCCAGGGGCGGTGATAGCGGGTGGTGAAGATCTGATTGTAGCCAAAGGAGATGGCGGTGGTGGCAAGGCCATCCCACAGCTTGTTCTTCTTGGCCTTCTGCATCGCCCAGCTTGGATATTTGGAGACGATGAACATCGGTATGCCCCAATCCGCGCCGTAGCGGTTCCACATGAAGGACGAGGGGCCCGAGGCCAGCGCCGAAGTGGTGGAGGGGAAGGAATCCCAGGCGCCGCCCGCGCAGCCGCCGCCCGGAATCTTGGCGTAGGGGCGGCAGGAGCGGACGATCTGCTTCAAGGCATAGGCGGTGCCATAGGTCAGGCCGGTCACAACGGTGAGTTGGGCAAGGCCCTTATAATCGTGCTTCGACAGGGCGACTGTGATCGCGATGGCGGGCATGGCATAGGCGACCGCCTGACCGCTTTCCTTGTAAGGGAATGCCTCCGCCCGCATTGCAAACAATACCATGCACGCGGCTGCGAAAGCCTTTTTCATGAAATCCCCCAAGCCCATTCAGCGGCGACGATAGCCTATCGCGCCTCTAAATCACAAATGTGGCGGTGGGTTTTATGAAATAACCCCAACCCGGTTAGCGCGTCACCATCACGTCCACGCGGTCGAGCGGGCCGTTATCGTCTACGCCGCCATGGGCGAAGACGTCGATTTTCTCGGAGGGAATGCCATCATCGATGAGAAGCTGGCGTACCACCAGCGCGCGCTTCAACGACATGCGGCGGGTATCAGAGGTCTTCTCGCCGCGCTGACCGGCATAGGCCAGAAGCTGGATGCGGGCGGAGCCGTCGGCTGCCACATCGCCCAGCGAATTGGCGAGGGTCCGGATTGCGCTCACCGCAGAGGCAGAAGGATCGCTGGCATTGGGGGCGAAGGTCACCGTATCGCGGCGGCTGCCGGCCGGCACCTTGGCCTTGGAGGACTTCGCGGGCTCGATGCTCGCGGTCTGCACCGGCTTGCTTACGGCTGCCTGCTGCGGGGCTGCCTGCTGCGGGGCGGGTTGCGGCGCGGGCCTGGGCGCCTGCTGAGCGGCTTTCTGTGGCGCTGGCGCGGGCTTGTTAGCGGGCGCCATGGTGAGGGTCTGAAGATCGCCAAAGCCGCTGAGGCTGCTGGCGGCGCTCTGCGGCGCCGGCGCGGCGGGTTTTGGCGCCGGGGGTGTTGTGGTCTGTGGCGCGGGCTTGGCGCTCGCGATTTTCTTCGGCTTGGGCGCTTCTTTCGGCGCTTCCTCTGTCATTTCCCGAGCCACCGGCGCAGGTTCGACCGGCGCGGCTGCGGCCACCGCCTTATGCTTTTTCGGCTTAGGCGTCTCGACCGGCGCCGCCGCATAGCTCTCGCTGGCGGGAGGCGTTACCGCGGTATCGGTGGCTGGGACCTTGGCGCGCGCACGCGGCATGTGCAGCACGATTGGCTTTTCATTGTATTGCCAGGGCTGAAGCAGGGGCGGCAACGCGCGCGGCTGACCCGTGCCAGGATCGATCAGCACCTGCCCATCGGCATTCACGCCCATGGAATTGACCGTCACGCTTTGCGCGGCGGCGCCAGAGAGTGGCACCAGGGCGAGTGGGACCAGAGCGAGCGGGGCAAGAGCGAAGGCGAGAGTGAGGCGCATGGAATCCAATGGCCGTGAGGTCCTGTCAACCATAGTCGCCTCAGCGCTCCGCCTCAACTGCCGTTGTCTGCCGCTGTTGGGCACATTGCCGTGTGGCGGTGTCTTATTTGCCCGCGTCCCGAATCAGCTTGAGAAGCTGGGGATGCAGCGCTTCGTTGGTGCAGAGAATGTCGCCCTTCAGGACGTCGCTGCCGCCATTCAGGTCGGTGACAAGACCGCCCGCTTCGCG encodes:
- the rplS gene encoding 50S ribosomal protein L19, yielding MNLLQTLEAEQMKALRATPLPDFRPGDTLKVSVKVVDVTFDEKTKQNKTRERLQNFEGVCIARQGQGINEAFTVRKISYGEGVERVFPIYSPLVDSVTVVRKGRVRRAKLYYLRGRRGKSARIAERQDNSPVAE
- a CDS encoding AAA family ATPase, which encodes MLRRLAISGYRSLRDLAVELSPLNIVTGPNGSGKSNLYRALGLLSQVAQGRVVQSLAADGGLQSALWAGPESLSRSMKSGEHEVQGTLRKKPVSLKLGFGGDDYGYAIDLGLPQPSRSLFAHDPAIKSEALWTGPVLTRASIFAERRGPLVRIRDKTGAWREMSRDLDPWDSMMTHCADTEAAPELLDLRERMRDWRFYDQWRTDREAPVRRPQVGTFTPVLASDGSDLAAAIQTIFEIGEAERLNEAIGDAFAGARLEISTSGAYFEVQLRQHGLLRPLSAAELSDGTLQFLQLAAALLSPRPPALMVLNEPEASLHPDLLPALARLIGKASERTQIIVVSHAPALVGAIASEVWCETQTIGLHKELGETNLHDHRPPAWNWPER
- a CDS encoding HU family DNA-binding protein, which translates into the protein MAKAAATAAKAKVETISTRQLAAALAPKHELSNKASLAYIDDAIATITKHLKKGARVRLNGLGILQVRKRAARMGRNPATGEAIKIKASKKVAFRAAKELKEAI
- the mdh gene encoding malate dehydrogenase, translated to MAQPKIALIGGGQIGGTLALLAGLKELGNVVLFDIVEGLPQGKTLDLAQGGAVEGYNAHLSGTNSYEGIAGADVVIVTAGVPRKPGMSRDDLLSINLKVMAAVGEGIKTYAPNAFVICITNPLDAMVWALRQFANHPAEKIVGMAGVLDSARFRHFLSEEFKVSKEDVTAFVLGGHGDTMVPMPRFSTVAGIPLPELVKMGWTTQEKLDQIIQRTRDGGAEIVGLLKTGSAFYAPASSAIQMAESYLKDQKRVLPVAAYVDGPYGIKDLYVGVPAVIGENGVERIVELQLTAEEKAALDKSAGAVQGLIEACKKMDPRLG
- a CDS encoding DUF2141 domain-containing protein → MRALAAAMFFAMLPAAMAATITVHVANIDPKGGELHVALYTEQQWPDNDAKPLVDSIVPAVAPQTTVVMKDVPPGTYGIKTFQDVNKNGEFDQNVIGLPLERYGFSRDARPFLSAPGFNKAKFSVPDGPIELIIHLQ
- a CDS encoding GNAT family N-acetyltransferase: MIPTLTTDRLTLRAFTQGDFEAWAGIMGDPETMTFLGGPMAPSDAWRALAVTLGHWALRGYGMWAVERRSDGALMGRVGLLQPEGWTGLEVGWTLGRPFWGYGYATEAGAAAMAYAFLTQPDDHIVSNIDPANTPSQAVAKRLGESKGPEAELVIGGKAYKVDVWRISREEWQRRV
- a CDS encoding MFS transporter, giving the protein MSDPTVYRHRDFILFASSRFLSTVAMMVQSVAIGWQIYEIERTPLALGLVGLCQFLPMFLFTLPAGEMTDRFDQRRVLSLALLLQGLCAAIFLTLSITGIKTAVAYYAVLVLFGVGRGFASPAGQSLTPFLVPPERLPRAIALNSSVFTTAVIAGPAMGGFLYAFGPEVTYSLCLAFFVAASAITAIIGGRRRAKEVNTEMSRFERVVEGIRFVKNRPVILGAISLDLFAVLLGGATALLPLFARDILHTGPWGLGLLRSAPAVGAALVALALTGRPIERNIGVKMFAAVAVFGVATIVFGLSSNFYLSMGALFVLGASDMISVFVRQSLVSFATPDEMRGRVGAVNMLFIGASNELGEFESGITAALFGSIPAVIIGGLGTLGVVAIWMKLFPPLRDVDRLKDIEFKQA
- a CDS encoding phosphatase PAP2 family protein is translated as MLGRSAICAAVAFACSALPLQAKMTETAGTGIAIAMPLVAGGITLLKHDRVGTAQLFVTTALTVGTAYGLKQLIRECRPFAEPCSKGGGNWNSMPSDTTALAAAPAEFLRERYGWEYGIPAYAATAFVGWSRVDAQKHHWYDVAASAGISLLYNELITTRYTKRYGFTSDLQAQPNGLFASASYRF